The Vibrio sp. 10N DNA window GTCACCTTTGCCGCGAGTGGTGAATCCACAATAATAGGTAAGCGCTCACTTAGCTGATGTTGCGACAGCAAGCTTTCTATATCAAACAGCAGCTCTTGGGTCCGCCCAACGCTAAATGCAGGAATTAAAATGACGCCCCCGTCACTCAGGCTACGTTGAATGACCTCAAGCAGTCGCTTGGAGCGGGTCTCAACGTTTTCATGATGCTTATCCCCATAGGTGGATTCCAAAAACAGATAGTCAGCTCGTTTAGGTGGTTTAGGATCGGGCAGCAATGGAGTGTGGCTTGGTCCGAGATCCCCAGAAAACACCACCACTTCTTTGTTAGGAAGCATAATTTCGACATAAGCACTACCCAGTATATGACCGGCAGGCTGAAACCGAATATGAGTAAAGTAGCCTTGCTGGGCACTTTTGATAGGAACCCACTCGTTGTATTTCACTGGTCGAAGCTTACGAGCAATCCACTGCACAATATGCGTTCGTTGAGACTGGGTCAGACCCGCTTGAAACTTGAGCCCATCTTCTAGCATCAGCGGGACTAAATGCGCCGTTGCCTGCGTGCAATATATCGGCTCTCGAAAGCCAGCCGCCACCAGCCAAGGAAGTCGGCCTATGTGGTCAATGTGGGCATGAGTAAGCACTAACGCACGAATATGAGAGATTGTAAACTCAATATCTAGCGAGCCCTGTTTGACATCGCTCCCTTGAAACAGACCACAATCAATGAGTAACGAGTTCCCCTTCACACTCAGCTCATGGCACGAGCCCGTCACAGATGCCTTGCCACCATGATGTATCACGCTTACCTCATTGGTTAGTGATACCGCTTTTTTAGACATTGGCATTCTCGCTCCTTGTTGACTGTGTTTGTATAGAGAGCGCCTTAACTCTTGCAAAAAAAGCGCTGGAGAGGATCTCGACATAATCGGCTTCTTTACGCCGCTCGCAGAAATCGAGCCATTTCGAGACATCGGCATTTTGAGTGTTGAGTGAGATGTTGCGATTCTGTCTTGAACGCGCAGATTGGATGGGAATTCGGTTGGTAATATACAGCATGCTGCCTCCTATTGCTCATTGAGTCGGTGGAGGATAAAAAACAGCCGGGAGAGAAACTCGATGCGATTTACTATTTGCGACCGAGAAGGCAAATAGGCGGGAAGTGTTGCACGCTATGACATAAAAGTGAAAACACTCTCAAAGAAAGTGATGAAAGGCAGCGCTACATTGAGCGCCGCCTCGCTGGCATAGAGTCATTTGAGCTAATTAGTTGTTACCCAAGCGCTCTCTTGTGTAAGAACCATCAAGAACGCGAGTCCACCACTCTTTATTATTCAGATACCATTCAACCGTTTTTCGGATACCCGATTCAAACGTTTCTTCTGGTTTCCAACCAAGTTCACGTTCAATCTTTGACGCATCGATAGCATAACGGACATCGTGACCGGGACGATCTTTTACATAAGTAATCAAGCTTTGGTATTCATCTACACCTTCAGGCTTGTTCGGTACTAACTCTTCAAGCAATGCACAAATAGTTTTAACGACTTCGATGTTTGCCTTTTCGTTGTGGCCGCCAATGTTATAGGTTTCGCCAAGCTTACCTTCCGTCACTACCTTATAAAGGGCGCGGGCATGATCTTCGACAAACAACCAATCACGAATTTGCATACCATCACCATAAACCGGCAGTGGCTTACCTTCTAGCGCATTAAGAATCATGAGCGGTATAAGCTTTTCTGGGAAATGGTAAGGGCCGTAGTTGTTGGAACAGTTGGTCACCAATACAGGGAATCCATAGGTACGCCCCCAAGCGCGAACGAGGTGATCAGAACCTGCTTTACTCGCTGAGTACGGGCTGCTTGGCTCGTAAGAGGTTTCTTCAGTGAACAAGTCATCGGTGCCTTCTAGATCGCCATATACTTCATCTGTGGAGATATGGTGGAATCGAAACGCCGACTTTTTACTATCTTCTAAGGTGTTCCAATACTGTCGTGATACTTCCAACATATTGAAGGTACCTACAAGGTTGGTCTGAATAAACGCAGATGGGCCATCAATAGAACGGTCGACGTGTGATTCAGCCGCTAGGTGCATTACCGCATCCGGTTTGTGCTGCTCAAACACACGTTGCAGCTCAGCAAAGTCACAAATATCGACTTGCTCAAAGGCGTAGTGTTCATTGCCAACAGCACCCGGCAATGACTCTAAATTACCCGCGTAAGTCAAACAATCGACATTAACCACACTGTCTGTTGTATTACCTAAAATATGACGAACGACGGCACTACCGATAAAGCCTGCGCCACCTGTAACCAGAATTTTCATAACGTTCCTTGATTTATATTATGAGCTCGAACACGCTTTATAAAAGTGTTCAACTTTATTAATAAATTCTTGCAACTGGCTTTCTTGCAGGGCATTAATGCCCGCTGCGGCCGCTCGGCCTCCTCCAGTACTAAACTGCGCACAAATATCCCCTGCCCCTTGCTTATTGTCAAGTGGCGCTCGAAGGGAAACGGTATAGCTATTATCTCTATTTCTTGTCAGAACCGCATGCGCTTGATGTGGCGCTTCATTGGCTAGCCAGTTGCCAAACACACCGCTGACTCTGCGAGATGCTTTTGTATCAGGTAATTCAAACACCGTCAGATAATCCGAGGAATAGACGGGGTCTAAGGATCTCACCT harbors:
- the rfbB gene encoding dTDP-glucose 4,6-dehydratase, giving the protein MKILVTGGAGFIGSAVVRHILGNTTDSVVNVDCLTYAGNLESLPGAVGNEHYAFEQVDICDFAELQRVFEQHKPDAVMHLAAESHVDRSIDGPSAFIQTNLVGTFNMLEVSRQYWNTLEDSKKSAFRFHHISTDEVYGDLEGTDDLFTEETSYEPSSPYSASKAGSDHLVRAWGRTYGFPVLVTNCSNNYGPYHFPEKLIPLMILNALEGKPLPVYGDGMQIRDWLFVEDHARALYKVVTEGKLGETYNIGGHNEKANIEVVKTICALLEELVPNKPEGVDEYQSLITYVKDRPGHDVRYAIDASKIERELGWKPEETFESGIRKTVEWYLNNKEWWTRVLDGSYTRERLGNN
- a CDS encoding MBL fold metallo-hydrolase; translation: MPMSKKAVSLTNEVSVIHHGGKASVTGSCHELSVKGNSLLIDCGLFQGSDVKQGSLDIEFTISHIRALVLTHAHIDHIGRLPWLVAAGFREPIYCTQATAHLVPLMLEDGLKFQAGLTQSQRTHIVQWIARKLRPVKYNEWVPIKSAQQGYFTHIRFQPAGHILGSAYVEIMLPNKEVVVFSGDLGPSHTPLLPDPKPPKRADYLFLESTYGDKHHENVETRSKRLLEVIQRSLSDGGVILIPAFSVGRTQELLFDIESLLSQHQLSERLPIIVDSPLAAKVTNAYRRYRKLWNREAKAKVLRGQRPLSFDQCIVVESHREHTRLVNRLATSGEPAIVIAASGMCQGGRIVDYLKALLPDERTDVVFCGYQAGGTLGREIQSGCASVTIEGRQVDVSAKIHSMSGYSAHADQQDLLKFVAGCQDTLKQVHLIHGEASSQCTLTRKCNELKNAKLVIE